In Propionimicrobium sp. PCR01-08-3, one DNA window encodes the following:
- a CDS encoding NAD(P)-dependent oxidoreductase, producing the protein MRIGFIGLGAMGLPMVKNVAAAGFEVMAYDAVPGRADSIPGLTPVTTVGEAVAGADIIITMLPNTGNVEAVLFGSDGVIGSMSPDAVVVDMSSISPIATRKFAERIRAAGGRYLDAPVSGGVSGAESGKLSIMVGGEIETLDFVRPVLQSIGKAITLVGGVGAGQGAKLCNQVVVACNIAAVCEGFALASALDLDLETVRTVLAQGAAQSWMGDNLGPKMISGDDSAGFRIALQVKDLGLALEAAKSESVPLPATSVVNSLYLEAMAHGEAANGNQSLHRVYERLTNRTIAQEEQ; encoded by the coding sequence GTGAGAATCGGGTTTATCGGGCTCGGAGCCATGGGGCTGCCGATGGTGAAGAACGTGGCAGCGGCCGGATTCGAGGTGATGGCTTACGATGCAGTCCCCGGTCGGGCCGACTCGATACCAGGGCTGACACCGGTTACCACGGTAGGGGAGGCTGTAGCCGGCGCCGACATCATCATCACGATGCTGCCCAATACCGGCAACGTCGAGGCCGTGCTTTTCGGCTCCGACGGTGTGATCGGTTCGATGTCGCCGGACGCCGTTGTGGTTGATATGTCGTCGATATCGCCGATAGCGACCAGAAAGTTCGCCGAACGAATCCGTGCGGCCGGAGGCAGATACTTGGACGCGCCGGTATCCGGTGGGGTATCTGGCGCGGAGTCGGGGAAGCTGTCCATCATGGTCGGTGGGGAGATCGAGACTCTCGACTTCGTGCGTCCGGTATTGCAGAGCATAGGGAAGGCCATCACCCTTGTCGGTGGTGTAGGCGCCGGGCAAGGTGCCAAATTGTGCAATCAGGTCGTGGTTGCCTGCAATATTGCCGCGGTTTGCGAGGGGTTTGCGCTTGCGAGTGCGCTTGATCTGGATCTTGAGACTGTCCGAACCGTGCTTGCGCAAGGCGCGGCACAGTCGTGGATGGGGGACAACCTGGGTCCGAAAATGATCTCCGGTGACGATTCGGCCGGCTTCCGGATAGCCCTGCAAGTCAAAGACCTGGGGCTTGCCCTTGAGGCCGCCAAGAGCGAGTCGGTGCCGCTGCCTGCGACGTCCGTGGTGAACTCGCTTTATCTGGAGGCGATGGCGCACGGCGAGGCCGCCAACGGCAATCAATCGCTGCACCGGGTCTACGAGCGGTTGACGAATCGGACGATAGCGCAGGAGGAACAATGA